A single Vanacampus margaritifer isolate UIUO_Vmar chromosome 7, RoL_Vmar_1.0, whole genome shotgun sequence DNA region contains:
- the c7h19orf67 gene encoding UPF0575 protein C19orf67 homolog, which translates to MSANMTDAEDEPQPGESVRVPEGICEALAPPSGHPSSSDSVPVRRLKWNLRSMKKKVQYSFNEATELNRVRRKTKKERGLCVVMLRSFIHICQPYISFLESTARTKMLPGDIRRVQLLEFSQQMCDTLERMVLSYASRKLLTLDETDPDNMSHFCIGCIELDRLRMRVTAFRYCKPTPYLAIVNTGVFKRMRWNVERLDGANKPEPTYYYLCYEDIPNMQADGDKSDSTVMRMWSIGKWVQVKPDPNTEDILDWVLCDVPEGAFQKLLLVGKQEPSSRSATEHLLGVLTSQEDSSSQSLQFAKTVFIVLSDTVRKILLRMSANDTEAMTVNLLPGQSAQVQHRVSRSAPSGLEVAAVRSFTYACQPYFNFLESTARTMQLPPDMYVQLTEFSQQMCDTLEHLVLTFANNSLLTLDESEPDNLSHFCIGRIVLEQLRLSVTAFRYCKPTPYLARVNTGVFKRMRWNVKRLNGTKDGRSKPETDYYFLCYEDIPNLHTDGDNSESKSVRMWSIGQWVQVKPDPKTETIYDWVQCEVPEGAFEKLLFMGSQEPSSCTATEHLLQLLMSSVISVRSSSGVHRTV; encoded by the exons ATGTCAGCGAACATGACAGACGCCGAGGATGAACCTCAACCAGGAGAGTCGGTTCGAGTACCAGAGGGGATCTGCG aGGCTTTGGCGCCCCCGAGTGGCCATCCATCGTCAAGCGACTCCGTGCCAGTTAGGAGGCTCAAGTGGAACCTCCGGTCCATGAAGAAGAAGGTCCAGTATTCCTTCAACGAAGCCACGGAATTAAACCGTGTCAGACG taagacaaaaaaagaaagaggactTTGTGTTGTAATGCTGAGAAGTTTCATCCACATATGTCAGCCTTACATTAGCTTCCTGGAATCCACAGCTAGAACCAAGATGTTGCCTGGTGATATCAGG cgTGTGCAGCTGTTGGAGTTCTCTCAGCAGATGTGTGACACATTGGAACGTATGGTGCTGAGCTACGCCAGCCGCAAACTCCTCACTTTGGATGAGACCGATCCTGACAA TATGTCTCACTTTTGCATCGGCTGCATAGAGCTGGACCGACTGAGAATGAGAGTGACCGCGTTCCGCTACTGTAAGCCCACACCGTACTTGGCAATTGTTAACACCGGCGTGTTCAAGCGCATGCGCTGGAACGTGGAGAGACTCGATGGGGCGAACAAACCCGAGCCAACGTA CTATTACCTGTGCTATGAGGATATTCCCAATATGCAAGCAGATGGTGACAAATCAGATTCCACAGTGATGAGGATGTGGTCCATCGGTAAATGGGTGCAGGTGAAGCCTGACCCCAACACGGAAGACATCTTAGACTG GGTGCTGTGTGACGTCCCAGAGGGCGCCTTCCAGAAGCTGCTGTTGGTGGGCAAACAAGAGCCGTCCAGCCGCAGTGCCACCGAGCACCTTCTGGGGGTGCTCACGTCCCAGGAGGACAGCTCATCTCAGTCACTTCA ATTTGCGAAGACAGTTTTCATTGTACTTTCCg aCACGGTAAGAAAGATCCTTCTGAGAATGTCAGCAAATGATACCGAAGCGATGACGGTCAACCTTCTGCCCGGACAGTCGGCCCAAGTGCAACATAGGGTCAGCCGGTCAGCG CCATCGGGACTTGAGGTTGCCGCAGTGAGGAGTTTCACCTACGCTTGCCAACCATACTTTAACTTTCTGGAATCCACAGCTCGAACCATGCAGCTGCCCCCTGATATG TACGTACAACTGACGGAGTTCTCGCAGCAGATGTGTGACACATTGGAACATCTGGTGCTGACCTTCGCCAACAATAGTCTCCTCACTTTGGACGAGTCCGAGCCTGACAA CCTGTCTCACTTCTGCATCGGCCGCATAGTTTTGGAGCAGCTGAGGCTGAGCGTGACCGCGTTCCGCTACTGCAAGCCCACGCCGTACCTGGCCAGAGTCAACACCGGTGTGTTCAAGCGCATGCGCTGGAACGTCAAGCGACTCAATGGAACAAAAGATGGAAGGAGCAAGCCTGAGACAGACTA cTACTTCCTGTGCTACGAGGATATCCCCAACTTGCACACAGATGGTGACAACTCAGAATCCAAATCGGTGCGGATGTGGTCCATTGGTCAGTGGGTACAAGTGAAGCCTGATCCCAAGACGGAGACCATTTATGACTG GGTGCAATGTGAAGTTCCCGAGGGCGCCTTTGAGAAGCTGCTGTTTATGGGCAGCCAAGAGCCATCAAGCTGCACGGCCACGGAACACCTGCTGCAGCTGCTCATGTCATCAGTCATCTCAGTTAGGAGCTCGTCCGGGGTTCACAGGACTGTATAG